The Mammaliicoccus sciuri genome window below encodes:
- a CDS encoding phage holin, which translates to MKINWKVRIKQKSFWVAILSAILLFVQQVSGAFDYDITVYTDQITNIVNSVLGVLVLLGVVQDPTTRGIKDSEQAQQYNEPK; encoded by the coding sequence ATGAAAATTAATTGGAAAGTACGTATTAAACAAAAATCATTTTGGGTAGCCATATTATCGGCTATCCTTTTATTTGTGCAACAAGTGTCGGGCGCATTCGATTATGACATCACAGTGTATACAGACCAAATAACGAATATCGTTAACAGTGTGTTAGGCGTGTTGGTGTTACTAGGTGTGGTGCAAGACCCAACAACGCGTGGTATCAAAGATAGTGAACAAGCACAACAATATAACGAACCAAAATAA
- a CDS encoding SH3 domain-containing protein → MKKRDGVKWAVSNIGNRLTDGQPYGAQCATFIIEFTKKYWDVHPKGNAKDFINYKWPKGFQVIKGKNQIPQPGDIFVFGGEYGHTGIVTEANAKYFNSIDQNWYNESLTKGSPAAFVEDHEYTNFLGVIRPPYEDAEKGAVKKATKIETINHTINYKMANRAGNLKGVVIHNTAGSATAKQDYNNLQSTSVARYEAGIAHYYIDRNTVWRAIDTFSVAWHTANQDGNNSYIGYEVNESLNASDKNFLANEQATFKKAAADLLYYGLPVNRSTVRLHCEFVPTACLHRSMTIHTGWNPVTKGAAPSNIVNQLKDYFIKEITKYYNDPSLPAGSPSTDAVVKATKPSTVKPNQAKTNTVVSKNVGNGWKKNKYGILWKKEKGTFTCKAKDGIVTRYKGPSIHNPIAGGLEFNQSVNYNEIQDYEGYIWISWEVYSGATVYMPIGKSNGKGQRVGSAWGTFK, encoded by the coding sequence ATGAAAAAACGTGACGGTGTTAAATGGGCAGTAAGTAATATAGGTAATAGGCTTACAGATGGTCAACCATATGGCGCACAATGTGCAACTTTTATAATTGAGTTTACTAAAAAATATTGGGATGTACATCCTAAAGGTAACGCAAAAGACTTTATCAATTATAAATGGCCAAAAGGTTTCCAAGTTATTAAAGGTAAAAACCAAATACCGCAACCAGGAGATATTTTTGTGTTCGGTGGAGAGTATGGTCATACAGGTATTGTCACTGAAGCAAACGCTAAGTATTTTAATAGTATTGACCAGAACTGGTATAACGAAAGCTTAACAAAAGGTAGTCCCGCAGCATTTGTAGAAGATCATGAATATACCAATTTCTTAGGTGTAATCCGACCACCATATGAAGATGCCGAAAAAGGTGCAGTTAAGAAAGCGACTAAAATAGAAACGATTAACCACACGATAAACTATAAAATGGCTAATCGTGCAGGCAATTTAAAGGGTGTAGTTATTCATAATACAGCAGGTAGCGCTACTGCTAAACAAGATTATAATAATCTTCAAAGCACATCTGTTGCTCGTTATGAAGCTGGTATTGCACATTACTATATTGATAGAAATACAGTGTGGCGTGCAATAGATACATTCAGTGTAGCGTGGCATACTGCTAATCAAGACGGTAACAATAGTTATATTGGCTATGAAGTGAATGAGTCATTAAATGCTAGTGATAAAAATTTCTTAGCAAACGAACAAGCAACATTTAAAAAAGCAGCTGCTGATTTACTATATTATGGTTTACCTGTTAATCGTTCTACAGTTAGATTACATTGTGAATTTGTACCAACTGCATGTCTACATAGAAGTATGACAATTCATACAGGTTGGAATCCAGTTACAAAAGGTGCTGCACCATCTAATATTGTTAATCAGTTAAAAGATTATTTCATTAAAGAAATTACAAAGTATTACAACGATCCATCATTACCTGCAGGTAGTCCATCAACTGATGCAGTTGTGAAAGCTACAAAACCATCAACTGTTAAACCAAATCAAGCTAAAACAAATACAGTTGTTTCTAAAAATGTAGGAAATGGTTGGAAGAAAAATAAATACGGTATCTTGTGGAAAAAAGAAAAAGGTACGTTCACTTGTAAAGCTAAAGATGGAATAGTTACAAGATATAAAGGTCCTAGTATTCATAATCCAATTGCTGGTGGATTAGAATTTAATCAATCTGTTAACTACAATGAAATACAAGACTATGAAGGTTATATCTGGATTAGTTGGGAAGTATACAGTGGTGCAACTGTTTATATGCCAATTGGTAAGTCGAACGGTAAAGGACAACGAGTTGGTAGTGCTTGGGGTACATTTAAGTAG
- a CDS encoding phosphatidylinositol 4-kinase, whose protein sequence is MEVLSEITEDVGNGVTDPVRGLIGDKRIVAKYIENDEGFISLFNELLGYNLACYFGIRHPEFGCAVFDEKQTKVKNDKSYKNNSLFSYTVWLKKSLPITSPNMTLFVDESEITNLLLFDIFIYNTDRNLGNMLVELPSKLFPIDYTHILPGRCIWTDILKNNDYSIKSIIEDMFSSGYYQYLIENRSKHTKISSEVIYDGR, encoded by the coding sequence ATGGAGGTCTTAAGTGAAATAACCGAAGATGTAGGAAATGGTGTAACCGATCCAGTAAGAGGATTGATTGGAGATAAAAGAATTGTAGCAAAGTACATTGAAAATGATGAAGGATTTATTTCTCTTTTTAATGAACTTTTAGGATATAATCTTGCTTGCTACTTTGGTATTAGGCATCCTGAATTTGGTTGCGCAGTATTTGATGAAAAGCAAACTAAAGTGAAAAATGATAAATCATATAAAAATAATAGTTTATTTTCATACACTGTGTGGCTAAAAAAATCTTTACCCATTACTTCTCCAAATATGACACTATTCGTTGATGAAAGTGAAATTACAAATTTATTATTATTTGATATTTTTATATATAATACAGATAGGAACTTAGGGAATATGTTAGTTGAGCTTCCGTCAAAGTTATTCCCAATTGATTACACTCATATTTTACCAGGAAGATGTATATGGACTGATATACTAAAGAATAATGATTATTCTATCAAATCAATTATTGAAGACATGTTTTCTTCCGGATATTATCAATATTTGATAGAAAATAGATCAAAACATACTAAGATTAGTAGCGAAGTAATCTACGACGGTAGATGA
- a CDS encoding IS110 family RNA-guided transposase, protein MVFIEYFGIDVGKGKSFIAHYSNNEFVKEFEITHDNNGFDSLKKYIKNFSGVYFLFEATGIYSKVLEKFCTVNKISFCVINPLEAKLLTNSLRNWKTDKSDAHKLAVLAKNINKKPSRNLLEEKYVKIRELTRYYEEINNQQNYLKNQLIQLLDMTFPELQNLFKDRYSKLALQVASKFPHPDFVDSNDIEELKKIINSCTEKNLSEKKKAQYANKLVEFSMVSYPSVSKDSFLTDKLVYVIEDLLSLMKRHASIKQRLLMLAEEFEEFKIIKSIPGIGDLTAIMIIGELGDIKSFDSHKQLNAYVGIDIKRYQSGKTHFKDKINKRGNKHARSLFYLIIKNFLLGQRLFKNHIIDYYYKLKKQPNGKGHKTASVACINKLLKTIHYLVINNKEYDYHLSPHG, encoded by the coding sequence GTGGTTTTTATCGAATATTTTGGAATAGATGTTGGAAAAGGAAAGAGTTTTATTGCACATTATTCAAACAATGAATTTGTTAAAGAATTTGAAATTACCCATGATAATAATGGTTTTGATTCACTAAAGAAATATATAAAGAATTTCTCAGGAGTATATTTCTTGTTTGAAGCTACTGGTATATATTCAAAAGTATTGGAGAAATTTTGTACCGTTAATAAGATTTCGTTTTGTGTAATTAACCCTCTAGAGGCAAAATTACTAACTAATTCTTTAAGAAACTGGAAAACAGATAAATCTGATGCACATAAACTTGCTGTTTTAGCTAAAAATATAAACAAAAAACCTTCTAGAAATTTATTGGAAGAAAAGTATGTAAAAATTAGAGAGCTGACAAGATACTATGAAGAAATTAACAATCAACAAAATTACTTAAAAAACCAATTGATTCAGTTACTAGATATGACTTTTCCAGAATTACAAAACCTATTTAAGGACAGATATTCAAAATTGGCTTTACAAGTAGCTAGTAAGTTCCCACATCCGGACTTTGTTGATTCTAATGATATAGAAGAACTAAAAAAGATAATTAATAGTTGTACAGAAAAAAATCTATCAGAGAAAAAGAAAGCACAATATGCAAATAAACTCGTAGAGTTCTCTATGGTCAGTTATCCTTCAGTTTCTAAAGATTCATTTTTAACAGATAAATTAGTTTATGTGATTGAAGATTTATTAAGCCTAATGAAACGGCATGCTTCTATAAAACAAAGATTATTAATGTTAGCTGAAGAATTTGAAGAATTTAAAATAATTAAATCTATTCCTGGCATTGGTGATTTAACTGCCATAATGATTATTGGCGAATTAGGTGATATCAAATCCTTTGATTCTCATAAGCAATTGAATGCATATGTAGGTATTGATATAAAAAGATATCAGTCTGGTAAAACGCATTTTAAAGATAAAATAAACAAACGTGGAAACAAACATGCTAGATCATTATTTTACTTAATCATTAAAAATTTTCTGTTGGGTCAAAGGTTATTTAAAAATCATATTATCGACTATTATTACAAATTAAAAAAGCAGCCTAATGGCAAAGGCCACAAGACTGCATCAGTAGCTTGCATTAACAAACTACTTAAAACCATTCATTATCTCGTAATAAATAATAAAGAATATGATTATCACTTGTCTCCACACGGATAA
- a CDS encoding helix-turn-helix domain-containing protein yields the protein MTKYSDEFKLKVVRDYLDGHYGYRKLAKKYNIPDKIIIRTWVKAFQSFGVDGIKKKQKKTVYSVTFKINVLNYMKRTGDSFQDTAIKFGLNTPSIIVRWKKIYDKEGVEGLEKPKGRPPMKKKKQKKSNQNLSREKELELENENLRLENAYLKKLNAFRENPSAFLEKHKQQWHSNSKKKDSN from the coding sequence ATGACAAAATATAGTGATGAATTTAAGTTGAAAGTTGTAAGAGATTATCTAGATGGCCATTATGGTTATCGAAAATTAGCTAAAAAATATAATATACCTGATAAAATTATTATACGAACATGGGTAAAAGCCTTTCAATCATTCGGTGTAGATGGCATTAAAAAGAAACAGAAAAAGACAGTTTATTCTGTTACATTCAAAATAAATGTATTAAACTATATGAAAAGAACAGGCGATTCCTTCCAAGATACAGCGATTAAATTTGGCCTAAATACCCCATCTATTATTGTGCGATGGAAAAAGATATATGACAAAGAAGGTGTGGAAGGACTCGAAAAGCCGAAAGGACGACCTCCCATGAAAAAGAAGAAACAGAAGAAATCTAATCAAAACCTATCACGAGAAAAAGAGTTAGAGCTAGAAAATGAAAATCTTCGATTAGAGAATGCTTATTTAAAAAAGTTGAACGCTTTTCGAGAGAATCCGAGTGCCTTTCTAGAAAAGCACAAGCAGCAGTGGCATTCGAACTCAAAGAAGAAGGATTCAAATTAA
- a CDS encoding IS3 family transposase, with protein sequence MAFELKEEGFKLKDILVKVGIPEATYHYHAKQLQKEDLDKGWKKKIIELFQKHNGKYGYRRIYLALRNQGYLINHKKVQRIMRELGLKCQKFTRKSRYQSYKGTVGKVAENRLNRRFHTSIRLQKLVTDITEFKCAEEQKLYLSPIMDLYNGEIISYGISRRPTLDLVLQSLDKAVTIIKHEAPYRTTIHSDQGWHYQHNAWIRRLSEQRIYQSMSRKATCADNASMENFFGIMKQEMYHGEELVNYETLKRRIEDYIYWYNNERLKLKLAGRSPVQYRTQSSQLIA encoded by the coding sequence GTGGCATTCGAACTCAAAGAAGAAGGATTCAAATTAAAAGATATCTTAGTAAAGGTTGGTATACCAGAAGCAACCTATCATTACCATGCCAAACAATTACAAAAGGAAGATTTAGATAAAGGTTGGAAGAAAAAGATCATTGAACTTTTTCAAAAACACAACGGTAAATACGGCTATCGTCGTATATATTTAGCTTTGAGAAATCAAGGTTATCTCATTAACCATAAGAAAGTACAACGAATTATGCGAGAACTAGGATTAAAATGTCAAAAATTCACACGTAAATCACGCTATCAATCATACAAAGGTACAGTTGGTAAAGTGGCTGAAAATCGCTTGAATCGTAGATTCCATACATCTATTCGACTTCAAAAATTAGTGACAGATATCACTGAATTTAAATGTGCTGAAGAACAAAAATTATATCTCAGCCCTATTATGGATTTATACAATGGGGAAATCATTTCTTATGGTATATCCAGAAGACCAACATTAGACTTAGTACTTCAATCATTGGATAAAGCAGTTACAATCATTAAGCATGAAGCACCATATCGTACGACGATACATTCTGATCAAGGTTGGCATTATCAGCATAATGCATGGATTAGAAGATTATCGGAACAAAGGATTTATCAAAGTATGTCACGTAAAGCGACGTGTGCGGATAATGCTTCTATGGAGAATTTCTTTGGCATCATGAAGCAGGAAATGTATCATGGAGAAGAACTTGTTAACTATGAAACATTAAAAAGAAGAATTGAGGATTACATCTATTGGTATAACAATGAACGTTTGAAATTAAAATTGGCTGGACGAAGTCCAGTACAATACCGAACTCAATCCAGCCAATTAATAGCATAA